One Keratinibaculum paraultunense genomic window carries:
- a CDS encoding glycerol dehydrogenase: protein MRKAYICPTKYVQGEDEILNLGYFVKTFGEKALLIGHPDDVKRVQDKLDETQERFNIEFVISGFSGECSREEVARIKDMAKENQCDCTVGLGGGKAIDTAKCVAEGEKVIIVPTIAATDAPTSHSAVLYTPDGAFDDYAYFKQSPSVVLVDTTIIANAPTRFLISGMGDALSTYFEARATATSYSNVNAGLPCGVREGVAEGAKGTKAALAFAKLCYETLLEDGEKAIRACESKKVTPALENIIEANILLSGIGFESGGLAAAHAIHDGLTILEGTHKYYHGEKVAFGTIAQLVLENAPKEELEEVLEFCIRIGLPVCLEDIGVDTISEEELYKVAQKSCIPEESIHSMPFPITENQVAAAIVTADKIGKKYKETHNI, encoded by the coding sequence ATGAGAAAAGCATATATTTGCCCAACCAAATATGTACAAGGGGAAGATGAGATTTTAAATTTAGGTTATTTTGTAAAAACCTTTGGGGAAAAGGCACTTTTGATAGGACATCCCGATGATGTAAAAAGAGTACAAGATAAATTAGACGAAACACAAGAAAGATTTAATATTGAATTTGTAATAAGCGGTTTTTCAGGAGAATGTTCCCGAGAAGAAGTTGCAAGAATAAAGGATATGGCAAAAGAAAACCAATGTGATTGTACCGTAGGTTTAGGAGGAGGAAAGGCTATAGACACTGCAAAATGTGTGGCAGAAGGGGAAAAGGTAATCATAGTTCCAACTATAGCTGCAACTGATGCACCTACTAGCCATTCAGCAGTACTATATACACCAGATGGAGCTTTTGACGATTATGCATATTTTAAGCAAAGTCCTAGTGTTGTATTGGTAGATACCACTATAATAGCCAATGCTCCAACACGTTTTTTAATATCAGGGATGGGAGATGCTCTATCCACTTATTTTGAGGCTAGAGCTACAGCAACTTCCTATTCCAATGTGAATGCAGGATTGCCCTGTGGCGTAAGGGAAGGAGTAGCTGAAGGTGCCAAGGGGACCAAAGCAGCCCTTGCTTTTGCAAAGCTATGCTATGAAACCCTATTAGAAGATGGAGAAAAAGCCATTCGTGCTTGTGAATCTAAAAAAGTTACTCCAGCTTTAGAAAATATAATTGAAGCTAATATTTTATTATCAGGAATTGGATTTGAAAGTGGTGGCTTAGCAGCAGCCCATGCAATTCATGATGGTCTAACTATATTGGAAGGAACCCATAAATATTACCATGGAGAAAAAGTAGCTTTTGGAACAATTGCCCAACTAGTATTAGAAAATGCTCCAAAGGAGGAGTTAGAAGAAGTATTAGAATTTTGTATAAGAATAGGGCTCCCAGTTTGTCTAGAGGATATAGGGGTAGATACTATATCAGAAGAAGAACTATACAAAGTAGCACAAAAATCTTGTATACCTGAAGAGTCTATTCATTCTATGCCATTTCCAATTACAGAAAATCAGGTAGCTGCTGCAATAGTAACGGCGGATAAAATTGGTAAAAAATATAAGGAAACACACAATATATAG
- a CDS encoding sigma-70 family RNA polymerase sigma factor yields the protein MKIKSNNEKHKSNEQLLKLYKKNRDINTRNKIILNNIGLVYVAARKRINTTTSFTFEDLVQEGIIGMIKGIEKYDVNRNTNFSTYVYYWIVQQMDRAVMNNGYIIRLPAYIYEKINSISTIENDHLATEYEINTKAICQEMNIDEQEYYEINHYKKYYYNLTSLNSIINLDSDDNYIELQDYIPSEEPSVEDIVFYNSLKEEINKILNTLTPKEKDVLELRFGLNGKKPSTLEVIGNKYNLTRERIRQIESKALMKINKQNPKTHIKDYLQQY from the coding sequence ATGAAAATAAAATCAAATAATGAAAAACACAAATCAAATGAACAACTGCTTAAACTATATAAAAAGAATAGAGATATAAATACTAGAAACAAGATAATTTTAAACAATATAGGTCTAGTATATGTGGCTGCAAGAAAAAGGATTAACACAACCACATCTTTTACCTTTGAGGACTTGGTTCAAGAAGGAATTATTGGTATGATTAAAGGAATAGAAAAATATGACGTAAATAGAAATACCAATTTTTCTACCTATGTCTATTATTGGATTGTACAGCAGATGGATAGAGCAGTTATGAATAATGGATACATAATAAGACTACCTGCTTATATATATGAAAAGATAAATAGCATATCCACAATAGAAAATGACCATTTAGCCACTGAGTATGAAATAAATACAAAAGCTATATGCCAAGAGATGAATATAGATGAACAGGAATACTATGAAATTAATCACTATAAAAAATACTATTATAACTTAACTTCTCTAAATAGTATAATAAATTTAGATTCTGATGATAATTATATAGAGCTTCAAGATTATATTCCCAGCGAAGAACCTTCTGTAGAAGATATTGTTTTTTATAATTCACTAAAGGAAGAAATAAATAAAATACTAAATACCTTAACTCCTAAGGAAAAGGATGTATTAGAACTTAGATTTGGTCTAAACGGGAAAAAACCTTCCACTTTAGAAGTTATAGGCAATAAATATAATCTCACCCGGGAAAGAATACGTCAAATTGAAAGTAAAGCATTAATGAAAATAAATAAACAAAATCCTAAAACTCATATAAAAGATTATTTACAACAATATTAA
- the dhaL gene encoding dihydroxyacetone kinase subunit DhaL, whose protein sequence is MCNSNILIKIIENMGKNIIENKDYLTELDRAIGDADHGINMSKGFSAVDAKLDEMSGKDWGSILKTVAMTLISTVGGASGPLYGTAFLRASTVVDGKMEIDKEDIINMFEQAVEGIKMRGKSNKGDKTILDALIPAFEALKLAYEEGKDTKIAFKMAEEAALEGVEYTKDIIAKKGRASYLGERSIGHQDPGATSTYIMIKSINEVLEQN, encoded by the coding sequence ATGTGTAATTCAAATATACTAATTAAAATAATTGAAAATATGGGGAAAAACATAATAGAAAACAAGGATTATTTAACTGAACTAGATAGGGCCATTGGTGATGCAGACCATGGTATAAACATGAGCAAAGGATTTAGTGCAGTAGATGCAAAACTAGATGAAATGAGTGGAAAGGATTGGGGGAGTATTCTAAAAACTGTAGCTATGACATTAATATCAACAGTGGGAGGAGCTTCAGGACCATTATATGGAACTGCTTTTTTAAGAGCTTCTACTGTTGTAGATGGAAAGATGGAAATAGATAAAGAGGATATTATAAATATGTTTGAACAGGCAGTGGAAGGTATAAAAATGAGAGGAAAATCGAACAAAGGAGATAAGACCATATTAGATGCCTTAATACCAGCTTTTGAAGCTTTAAAATTAGCATATGAAGAAGGAAAAGATACTAAAATAGCCTTTAAAATGGCAGAAGAAGCTGCCTTAGAAGGAGTAGAATATACTAAGGATATAATTGCTAAAAAAGGCAGAGCAAGTTATCTAGGAGAAAGAAGTATTGGGCATCAAGATCCTGGTGCTACCTCAACTTATATTATGATTAAATCCATAAATGAAGTATTAGAACAAAATTAG
- the dhaK gene encoding dihydroxyacetone kinase subunit DhaK has translation MKKIINHKEDVVEEMLQGMVKAHPEYLKRIDDSNVLVRKDAPIKGKVALVSGGGSGHEPAHGGFVGLGMLDGVAAGEVFTSPTPEQILKGIKAVDGGKGVLLIIKNYSGDVMNFEMAAELAQMEGIEVQQVIVNDDVAVEDSTFTVGRRGIAGTIFVHKIAGAAAEKGMDLDDVKRVAEKTVKNVKSMGMSLTPCVVPAVGKPSFEIGEDEMEIGLGIHGEPGIRKEKIKPAREIANILLSNILEDMKLEKDDEVAVMVNGLGGTPLMELYILNREVHNLLNEKGIKIYKTMVGEYMTSLEMAGSSISVLKLDVELKQLLDAKADTPAFRIL, from the coding sequence GTGAAAAAAATTATAAACCACAAGGAAGATGTAGTAGAGGAAATGCTTCAAGGGATGGTAAAAGCCCATCCAGAATACCTAAAAAGAATAGATGACAGTAATGTATTGGTTAGAAAAGATGCACCAATCAAGGGGAAAGTAGCTCTTGTAAGTGGTGGAGGTAGTGGTCATGAGCCTGCTCATGGTGGTTTTGTAGGATTAGGCATGTTAGATGGAGTAGCTGCAGGAGAAGTGTTTACATCTCCTACACCAGAACAAATACTCAAAGGAATAAAAGCAGTAGATGGAGGCAAAGGAGTATTATTGATTATTAAAAATTATTCTGGTGATGTGATGAATTTTGAAATGGCTGCAGAATTAGCACAAATGGAAGGTATAGAAGTTCAGCAGGTAATAGTTAATGATGATGTAGCAGTTGAGGATTCTACCTTTACCGTAGGTAGAAGGGGAATAGCTGGTACCATATTTGTTCACAAAATAGCAGGAGCTGCTGCAGAAAAGGGAATGGATTTAGATGATGTAAAGAGGGTAGCAGAAAAGACCGTTAAAAATGTTAAATCCATGGGTATGTCCCTAACTCCTTGTGTTGTGCCAGCAGTAGGCAAACCAAGCTTTGAAATAGGAGAAGACGAAATGGAGATTGGTCTAGGAATCCATGGAGAACCAGGAATTCGTAAGGAGAAGATAAAACCTGCAAGGGAAATTGCCAATATATTACTAAGCAATATATTGGAAGATATGAAATTGGAAAAAGATGATGAAGTAGCAGTAATGGTCAATGGATTAGGTGGTACTCCACTTATGGAATTGTATATATTAAATAGAGAAGTGCATAATCTATTAAATGAAAAGGGCATTAAAATATATAAAACCATGGTGGGAGAATATATGACATCTTTAGAAATGGCAGGATCTTCCATTTCAGTGCTTAAATTAGATGTTGAACTAAAACAATTATTAGATGCAAAAGCTGATACTCCCGCTTTTAGAATCTTATAA
- a CDS encoding PocR ligand-binding domain-containing protein, with the protein MNGNYADMESILDIEKWQLIQDKLAKVTGTAIITVDYKGVPVTKHSECSEFCKNIRSEPKTNAICQKCDARGGIEAVRLNQNYIYRCHCNIIDAAIPIIVDDKYFGCVMVGQILLKENGQSEYIEKIYMDSIEYLPNQNEMLYLYSKLPHMTLTQIKEILDLIEYIVKYIVEESILKNKLLQENQDMKKQLKAVLKDDYSNIKLDNHNTDKNLSNVSNEMKDILKPAIKYINENFHEKITLDDLANICFITPGYFSKLFYRETGEKFSDYLTRIRIGNAKKLLKTTDKTIQEISMEVGFNDAGYFTRRFKAFEGITPGNYRRILKNQSNKYKIIK; encoded by the coding sequence TTGAATGGTAATTATGCTGATATGGAATCTATTTTAGATATTGAAAAATGGCAATTGATCCAAGATAAACTTGCAAAAGTTACTGGTACAGCTATTATTACTGTTGACTACAAGGGTGTTCCGGTTACGAAACATAGTGAGTGCAGTGAGTTTTGTAAAAATATAAGATCTGAACCTAAGACAAATGCAATATGTCAAAAATGTGATGCTAGAGGTGGGATTGAAGCAGTAAGACTTAATCAAAATTATATATACAGATGTCACTGTAATATAATAGATGCAGCCATACCTATCATTGTTGATGATAAATATTTTGGATGTGTAATGGTAGGACAAATTTTATTAAAGGAAAATGGCCAGAGTGAATATATTGAAAAAATATACATGGATTCTATTGAATATTTACCTAATCAAAATGAAATGCTATATCTTTATAGCAAACTTCCCCATATGACATTAACTCAAATAAAAGAAATATTAGACTTAATAGAATACATAGTAAAATATATTGTTGAAGAATCAATATTAAAAAATAAATTATTACAGGAAAATCAGGATATGAAAAAACAATTAAAAGCAGTATTAAAAGATGATTATTCAAATATAAAATTAGATAACCATAATACAGATAAAAATCTTTCCAATGTTTCAAATGAAATGAAGGATATTTTAAAGCCTGCCATAAAATATATAAATGAAAATTTTCATGAAAAGATCACATTGGATGATTTAGCAAATATATGCTTTATCACTCCTGGATATTTTAGCAAACTATTCTATAGGGAAACTGGAGAAAAGTTTTCAGATTATTTAACTAGGATAAGAATTGGAAATGCAAAAAAATTATTAAAAACCACTGACAAAACTATACAGGAAATTTCAATGGAAGTTGGTTTTAATGATGCAGGATATTTTACTCGACGTTTCAAGGCATTTGAAGGGATTACTCCAGGAAATTATAGAAGAATTTTGAAAAATCAGTCAAATAAGTACAAAATAATTAAATAA
- a CDS encoding bifunctional metallophosphatase/5'-nucleotidase, whose amino-acid sequence MNKFSKTFLACLSIIILFISIFQVSYLETKPQSITILFTHDMHDHFYPSKIEEDGEIKTIGGYARLNTAIKKERERNPNLLLVDAGDFSMGTLFQTIFASHAPQLRTLGKMGYDVVTFGNHEFDFRAEGLADSLKNAKDSGEDLPQIVASNITFPVDDDGKLTPTLSKLKDSMEYYGVKDYTIIQREGVKIGIFGLMGREADSNAPMAEVVFEDYIKSAEKVVDVLKNKENVDLIICLSHSGTHEDSSKSEDEILARKVPGIDIIVSGHSHTALEEPIVVGNTIIGSCGENGENIGVMDIKKEGNGWKLEDYRLEPIDDHLSEDLSINETIEYYKEIVQKEYLDIFNMEFDEVVAHTPFSFTPYSLLGTKHEEDTLGNLISDSYIYAVKKAEGKDYKPIAISVTPVGTIRGSFVRGDITVSDVFTVSSLGIGPDKVSGYPLISVYLTGKELKTVAEVDASITPLMSVAQLYTSGLNYTFNPNRLIFNKVTDVYIEDEEGNREEIIDDKLYRIVGGLYSAQMLSVVGDQSFGILSIVPKTEKGVPITDYESQIIYDEGHEIKEWLAIAEYLKSFDKKGGVPQVPEYYNQKQGRKIVDDNPSLSAKLKNPNKIAIIIYSIVLIIIIALIFLIRFIVRKVKKSKEATTHDA is encoded by the coding sequence ATGAATAAATTTTCAAAAACCTTTCTTGCCTGTTTAAGTATTATAATTTTATTCATATCTATATTCCAAGTAAGTTATCTAGAAACAAAACCTCAGTCTATAACCATATTATTTACCCATGATATGCATGATCACTTTTATCCTTCGAAAATAGAAGAAGATGGGGAAATTAAAACAATAGGTGGATATGCTAGACTTAATACGGCAATCAAAAAGGAAAGAGAAAGAAACCCTAATCTATTATTGGTAGATGCAGGAGATTTTTCAATGGGAACCTTATTTCAAACCATTTTTGCTAGTCATGCACCTCAGTTAAGAACATTAGGCAAAATGGGATACGACGTGGTAACCTTCGGGAATCATGAATTCGATTTTAGAGCAGAAGGATTAGCAGATAGCTTAAAAAATGCAAAGGATAGTGGAGAGGATTTACCACAAATTGTGGCTTCCAACATCACGTTTCCAGTGGATGATGATGGAAAATTAACTCCTACTTTATCCAAATTAAAAGATTCTATGGAATATTATGGAGTAAAAGATTACACTATAATTCAACGGGAAGGAGTTAAAATAGGCATTTTTGGATTAATGGGTAGAGAGGCAGATTCCAATGCTCCTATGGCAGAGGTAGTGTTTGAAGATTATATTAAATCAGCTGAAAAAGTTGTAGATGTATTGAAAAACAAAGAGAATGTAGATTTAATAATTTGTTTGTCCCACTCAGGAACTCATGAAGATAGTTCAAAATCGGAAGATGAAATATTAGCTAGAAAAGTTCCAGGTATTGATATAATTGTAAGTGGACATAGTCATACAGCTCTTGAAGAACCTATAGTAGTGGGAAATACAATTATAGGTTCTTGTGGAGAAAATGGAGAAAATATTGGAGTAATGGATATAAAAAAGGAAGGGAATGGTTGGAAACTAGAAGATTATAGATTGGAACCTATAGATGATCATTTAAGCGAAGATTTATCGATTAATGAAACTATAGAATATTATAAGGAAATAGTTCAAAAAGAGTATTTAGATATTTTTAACATGGAGTTTGATGAGGTAGTAGCACATACACCATTTAGTTTTACCCCTTATAGTTTATTAGGAACTAAACATGAGGAAGATACTTTAGGAAATTTAATTAGTGACTCATACATATATGCAGTAAAAAAAGCTGAAGGGAAAGATTACAAACCCATAGCAATTTCTGTAACTCCCGTTGGCACTATAAGAGGATCTTTTGTCAGAGGAGATATTACTGTATCAGATGTGTTTACAGTAAGTTCATTGGGAATAGGACCAGATAAGGTATCAGGTTATCCTCTTATTTCTGTATATTTAACGGGAAAAGAGTTAAAAACTGTAGCAGAGGTAGATGCATCTATAACTCCTTTAATGAGTGTAGCACAATTGTATACATCAGGACTTAATTATACTTTTAATCCTAATAGATTGATTTTTAATAAAGTTACTGATGTTTATATTGAAGATGAGGAAGGTAATAGAGAAGAAATAATAGATGATAAACTTTATCGAATAGTTGGAGGATTATATTCTGCTCAAATGCTTTCAGTTGTTGGTGATCAATCCTTTGGCATATTGTCCATTGTACCAAAAACTGAAAAAGGTGTTCCTATTACAGATTATGAATCTCAAATAATATATGATGAAGGGCACGAAATTAAGGAATGGTTGGCTATAGCAGAATATTTGAAATCCTTCGATAAAAAAGGAGGAGTACCTCAAGTACCTGAATATTATAATCAAAAGCAGGGAAGAAAAATTGTTGATGATAATCCTAGCTTATCTGCTAAACTTAAGAACCCAAATAAAATTGCAATAATTATATATTCCATTGTTCTTATTATAATAATTGCATTGATATTTTTGATAAGATTTATAGTAAGAAAAGTAAAAAAATCAAAAGAAGCAACTACACATGATGCGTAG
- a CDS encoding ABC transporter ATP-binding protein has translation MKPIVEIKDLSKNYFNKRALDNINLSIQSGKVVGVLGPNGSGKTTLIKILAGLLRQSKGEVLIDGHEVGVYTKSIVSYLPDRNFLYNWMSIQDACDFYKDFYRDFDETRFKNLLDFMKLERSMKVTSLSKGMHEKLNLSLVLSRDAKLYVLDEPIAGVDPVARDQILDAIINNYNENSSMLITTHLVRDMENLFDDVVFLKDGRIVLEGNAEALREEKSKQIDDIYKEIFGE, from the coding sequence ATGAAACCCATTGTGGAAATAAAAGATTTAAGTAAAAATTATTTTAATAAAAGGGCATTAGATAATATAAATTTAAGTATACAGTCAGGGAAAGTAGTGGGAGTCCTTGGACCAAATGGCAGCGGTAAGACCACACTAATCAAGATATTAGCAGGATTGTTAAGACAATCTAAAGGAGAAGTTTTAATAGATGGACATGAGGTAGGAGTATATACTAAATCTATAGTATCCTATTTACCTGATAGAAATTTTTTATATAATTGGATGAGTATACAAGATGCTTGTGATTTTTATAAGGATTTTTATAGGGATTTTGATGAAACTAGATTTAAAAACTTGCTGGATTTTATGAAATTGGAAAGATCCATGAAGGTTACATCCCTTTCAAAAGGGATGCATGAGAAGTTAAATTTATCCCTAGTATTATCAAGGGATGCTAAGCTTTATGTATTAGATGAACCTATAGCAGGCGTAGATCCAGTAGCGAGGGATCAAATACTAGATGCTATAATAAATAATTACAATGAAAATAGCTCTATGTTGATCACCACTCATTTAGTTAGAGATATGGAAAACTTGTTTGATGATGTGGTATTTCTGAAAGATGGAAGGATAGTACTAGAAGGCAATGCAGAAGCTTTACGAGAAGAAAAAAGCAAACAAATAGATGATATTTACAAGGAAATATTTGGAGAATAG
- a CDS encoding M48 family metallopeptidase has protein sequence MDRELSLGIILFTVFLLFFILVVLIMEYKNMEQLQIEYPDIPKEAYEYRKSNLKVWAISLVLKFLVPFLFLITGLSSKIGNFAKGNGRNLFLTGLIYAVIFSIIDLLISLPTSFYSGFILKHRYNLSNQTISRWFELVFKNFVLNTGAMSLTIWFPYYMMRKSPTRWWLYLGLISIPVIIFIAFISPMYIDPIFNKYTSIEDEQLGQEIKELLNKAGIEDADIYKVDKSRDTKEMNAYMTGVFKSKRIVLWDTTIDKLSKEEILSVTAHEIGHYVKGHIWKGIILGGLGSILLMYLVYRTSHWILIKSNGSFGFNRLQDIASLPLILLVLNFYMFFANPITNAYSRHMEREADMMEIQLTKNKEAAIFTISKLHEESLSIPRSSTIYKIWYHSHPTAEERIEFFSNFEY, from the coding sequence ATGGATAGAGAATTATCACTAGGAATTATCTTGTTTACAGTATTTTTATTATTCTTTATATTAGTGGTATTGATAATGGAATATAAAAATATGGAACAATTACAGATAGAGTATCCTGATATACCAAAAGAGGCTTATGAATATAGAAAATCTAATTTAAAAGTATGGGCTATAAGCCTTGTGCTTAAATTTTTGGTGCCTTTTTTATTTTTGATTACAGGACTTTCCAGTAAAATTGGGAATTTTGCTAAAGGTAATGGAAGAAATCTATTTTTAACAGGGCTTATATATGCAGTTATATTTTCAATAATTGATTTACTTATTTCACTACCTACTAGTTTTTATAGTGGTTTTATACTAAAACATAGATATAATCTATCTAATCAAACCATATCTAGATGGTTTGAATTAGTCTTTAAAAATTTCGTACTAAACACAGGTGCCATGTCTTTAACAATATGGTTTCCCTACTATATGATGAGGAAAAGTCCTACTAGATGGTGGCTTTATTTAGGACTTATTTCTATACCAGTTATTATATTTATTGCATTTATATCTCCTATGTATATAGATCCAATATTTAATAAATATACCTCTATAGAAGATGAACAATTAGGACAAGAGATAAAAGAGCTATTAAATAAAGCAGGCATAGAGGATGCAGATATATATAAAGTGGACAAAAGCAGAGATACCAAGGAGATGAATGCCTATATGACAGGGGTATTTAAATCTAAGAGGATAGTGCTTTGGGATACCACTATAGACAAATTGAGCAAAGAGGAAATATTAAGTGTTACTGCCCATGAGATAGGGCATTATGTAAAGGGACATATATGGAAAGGGATCATTCTAGGAGGATTAGGATCTATACTTTTAATGTATCTTGTATATAGAACATCCCATTGGATATTGATTAAATCCAATGGAAGTTTTGGGTTTAATAGGTTACAGGATATAGCTTCACTCCCCCTTATACTTTTGGTATTAAATTTTTATATGTTTTTTGCAAATCCAATTACAAATGCATATTCTAGACATATGGAAAGAGAAGCAGATATGATGGAAATACAATTGACAAAAAACAAGGAGGCGGCTATTTTTACCATATCTAAATTACATGAAGAAAGTCTGAGTATTCCACGTTCTAGCACTATATATAAAATATGGTATCATAGCCACCCAACAGCTGAGGAAAGAATAGAATTTTTTTCTAATTTTGAGTATTAA
- a CDS encoding alpha/beta hydrolase, which produces MIEKTFTFKASDGEEIFAYNWRPENENNNVKGIVQIAHGMAEAAHRYKRFAEKLVKEGYIVYANDHRGHGKTAPSLDEIGYIGPDGYNRMVQDMKEFTDLIRDRENKDLPLFLFGHSMGSFLAQRYISHYGDNIQGVILSGTSGDQGFVLNIGIRIAKREVAKKGPKARSPRLNNLSFGSYNKKFEPSRTEFDWLTRDEKEVDKYIKDPYCGGIFTTSFYYDFFKGLKENFEKSNLENIPKNLPIYIFAGDKDPVGNMGKGVLKLVKTYQRLGIKDLEYNLYKDGRHEMLNEINRDEVMEDVINWLDKHI; this is translated from the coding sequence ATGATTGAAAAAACTTTTACTTTTAAAGCATCAGATGGTGAAGAAATATTTGCCTATAATTGGCGACCAGAAAATGAAAATAATAATGTAAAGGGGATTGTACAAATAGCTCATGGCATGGCTGAAGCAGCACATAGATATAAAAGGTTTGCTGAAAAACTTGTTAAAGAAGGCTATATAGTATATGCAAATGATCATAGAGGACATGGTAAAACAGCACCATCTTTAGACGAAATAGGATATATAGGTCCTGACGGATATAATAGAATGGTACAAGATATGAAAGAATTTACGGATTTAATTCGAGATAGAGAAAATAAGGATTTACCATTATTTCTATTTGGTCACAGCATGGGGTCCTTTTTAGCTCAACGCTATATAAGTCATTATGGTGATAATATTCAAGGGGTAATATTATCTGGTACTTCAGGCGATCAAGGTTTTGTATTAAATATAGGAATACGTATAGCAAAAAGAGAAGTTGCAAAAAAAGGGCCTAAAGCAAGAAGTCCTCGTCTAAACAATTTAAGTTTCGGCAGTTATAATAAAAAGTTTGAACCAAGTAGGACAGAGTTTGACTGGTTGACTAGAGATGAAAAAGAAGTAGATAAATATATCAAAGATCCATATTGTGGTGGAATATTTACAACAAGTTTTTATTATGATTTCTTTAAAGGACTAAAGGAAAATTTCGAAAAAAGTAATTTAGAAAATATACCAAAAAATCTACCCATATACATATTTGCAGGAGACAAAGATCCTGTAGGCAATATGGGAAAAGGAGTACTCAAATTAGTAAAGACATATCAAAGACTTGGCATAAAGGATTTAGAATATAATTTATATAAAGATGGTCGTCATGAAATGTTAAATGAAATAAATAGAGATGAAGTAATGGAAGATGTAATCAATTGGCTAGATAAACATATATAA
- a CDS encoding GntR family transcriptional regulator codes for MEFKDNLPIYIQIMNLIKSSIASGEIRGGDKLPSVRELSKELKVNPNTIQRSYQELERENIVFTQRGMGTFVTEDQQMIKNLRSNMAKDVVHGFLMNMKKLGFDSNEIMDIVSEWIEKEEIK; via the coding sequence ATGGAGTTTAAAGACAATCTTCCCATATATATACAGATTATGAATTTGATAAAGAGCAGTATAGCTTCAGGTGAAATAAGGGGAGGTGATAAATTGCCATCAGTAAGGGAACTTTCCAAAGAATTAAAAGTAAACCCCAATACTATACAAAGGAGTTATCAGGAGTTGGAAAGAGAAAATATTGTTTTTACTCAAAGGGGAATGGGGACATTTGTAACTGAAGACCAACAAATGATCAAAAATTTGAGAAGCAATATGGCCAAAGATGTGGTGCATGGTTTCTTAATGAATATGAAAAAATTAGGATTTGATTCCAATGAAATAATGGATATTGTATCAGAATGGATAGAAAAGGAGGAAATAAAATGA
- the dhaM gene encoding dihydroxyacetone kinase phosphoryl donor subunit DhaM — MIGLVIVSHSNKIAEGIVDLCYEMAGKDLNIIPAGGTSDGRIGTDPILIKDSIEKAYDGDGVAILADIGSSIMSSELAIEMLEDDIKEKTCILDTPIVEGSIAVSVQSSISKDMEDIRRAAEEARTTRKIS, encoded by the coding sequence ATGATTGGATTGGTTATCGTATCTCATAGCAATAAAATTGCAGAAGGTATAGTAGATTTATGTTATGAAATGGCAGGCAAAGATTTAAATATAATACCAGCAGGAGGAACTTCTGATGGAAGGATAGGCACAGATCCCATATTAATAAAGGATTCTATAGAAAAAGCCTATGATGGAGATGGAGTGGCAATACTTGCAGATATAGGAAGTTCAATTATGAGTTCAGAATTGGCCATAGAAATGTTAGAGGATGATATAAAGGAGAAAACTTGTATTTTAGATACTCCTATAGTAGAAGGTAGTATAGCTGTATCAGTACAATCCTCCATATCAAAGGATATGGAAGATATAAGAAGAGCAGCAGAAGAAGCTAGAACTACTAGGAAAATTTCATGA